A window of the Synchiropus splendidus isolate RoL2022-P1 chromosome 6, RoL_Sspl_1.0, whole genome shotgun sequence genome harbors these coding sequences:
- the rplp2 gene encoding 60S acidic ribosomal protein P2 isoform X1 yields MRYVAAYLLAVLGGNASPSAKDIKAILGSVGIEAEDERLNKVISELNGKDVNEVMNSGLSKLASVPAGGAVAACASAGGAAAGSGAAPAAAEEKKEEKKEESEESDEDMGFGLFD; encoded by the exons ATGCGTTACGTGGCCGCTTACCTCCTGGCTGTGCTCGGCGGAAACGCCAGCCCCTCTGCAAAGGACATCAAGGCCATTTTGGGAAGCGTCGGTATTGAGGCAGAGGATGAGCGCTTGAACAAG GTCATCAGCGAGCTGAATGGAAAAGACGTAAATGAAGTGATGAACTCAG GCCTCTCTAAGTTAGCCTCCGTgccagcaggtggtgctgtggCTGCCTGTGCTTCTGctggaggtgctgctgctggttctgggGCTGCACCTGCTGCTG CGGAAGagaaaaaggaagagaagaaagaggaatCAGAAGAGTCGGATGAAGACATGGGCTTTGGGCTCTTTGATTAA
- the rplp2 gene encoding 60S acidic ribosomal protein P2 isoform X2, which produces MRYVAAYLLAVLGGNASPSAKDIKAILGSVGIEAEDERLNKVISELNGKDVNEVMNSGLSKLASVPAGGAVAACASAGGAAAGSGAAPAAEEKKEEKKEESEESDEDMGFGLFD; this is translated from the exons ATGCGTTACGTGGCCGCTTACCTCCTGGCTGTGCTCGGCGGAAACGCCAGCCCCTCTGCAAAGGACATCAAGGCCATTTTGGGAAGCGTCGGTATTGAGGCAGAGGATGAGCGCTTGAACAAG GTCATCAGCGAGCTGAATGGAAAAGACGTAAATGAAGTGATGAACTCAG GCCTCTCTAAGTTAGCCTCCGTgccagcaggtggtgctgtggCTGCCTGTGCTTCTGctggaggtgctgctgctggttctgggGCTGCACCTGCTGCTG AAGagaaaaaggaagagaagaaagaggaatCAGAAGAGTCGGATGAAGACATGGGCTTTGGGCTCTTTGATTAA
- the LOC128761182 gene encoding adenosine receptor A1-like, with the protein MSSSPDVKLREHVDLVYISIETAIAVASVLGNVLVVLVVCANRALRNTTFCFIVSLAVADIAVGVLVIPLAIIISLGLSTHFYTCLFLSCLLLIITQSSILSLLAIAIDRYLRVKIPTKYSTIVTQRRAYVAVLLCWILSFLTGLVPMVGWNNHDAVGNLSHSDIIVCEFTTVMRMDYMVYFNFFGWVVVPLTVMIALYGEIFRVIRNQLNKRAEATSDGDRYYRKELKLAKSLALVMCLFALCWLPIHAMNCVAFFCKDCSIPKFAMYTGIFMSHANSAINPIVYAFRIKRFRCTLIQITQRFVLCKATEPSAYPTSTPAPTEKVNVKLQLQHANGVK; encoded by the exons ATGTCTTCCTCTCCTGATGTGAAGCTCCGGGAACATGTGGACCTGGTCTACATCTCCATAGAGACGGCCATCGCCGTGGCTTCCGTGCTGGGGAATGTTCTGGTGGTGCTGGTGGTCTGTGCCAACCGGGCTCTTCGGAACACTACCTTCTGCTTCATTGTGTCTTTGGCAGTGGCAGACATTGCTGTGGGCGTGCTGGTCATCCCTCTGGCCATCATCATCAGTTTGGGATTGAGCACCCACTTCTACacgtgtctcttcctgtcctGCCTGCTGCTCATCATCACCCAGAGCTCCATCCTCTCCCTGCTGGCCATTGCCATCGACCGATATCTGCGTGTCAAGATTCCCACCAA ATACAGCACCATCGTCACTCAGAGGAGAGCCTATGTCGCCGTTCTCCTGTGCTGGATCCTGTCCTTCCTGACTGGATTGGTCCCAATGGTTGGTTGGAATAACCATGATGCTGTGGGAAACCTCAGCCATTCTGACATCATTGTATGTGAATTTACCACCGTCATGAGAATGGATTACATGGTTTACTTTAATTTCTTCGGCTGGGTCGTAGTCCCGCTCACTGTGATGATCGCCCTTTACGGGGAGATCTTCCGGGTCATCCGGAATCAGCTCAACAAGCGAGCTGAAGCCACCAGTGATGGGGACAGGTACTACCGGAAAGAGTTGAAGCTGGCCAAGTCGCTGGCGTTGGTGATGTGCCTGTTTGCTCTATGTTGGCTGCCGATTCACGCCATGAACTGTGTCGCCTTTTTCTGCAAGGACTGCTCCATCCCCAAATTTGCCATGTACACGGGCATCTTCATGTCCCACGCAAACTCAGCGATCAATCCAATAGTTTATGCCTTCCGGATAAAGCGGTTTCGTTGCACGCTGATCCAGATCACTCAACGTTTCGTGCTGTGTAAGGCCACAGAGCCGTCGGCGTACCCCACCAGCACACCGGCGCCGACGGAGAAAGTGAATGTCAAGTTACAGCTTCAGCATGCAAACGGAGTGAAATAA
- the LOC128760330 gene encoding adenosine receptor A1-like, producing MAASEVVYMVLEIVTAVSCCLGNASVVLALWLSNSLKQPTFCLIASLAVADFLVGCVAIPLAVLVDGQVTTSFPTCLVICCVVILLTLVSVLSLVAIAVDRYLRVFFPLRYKLTVTKKHSWIAVAVCWMVAVPLSFTAMHSMESRRPSSNTTDVCRFIRVIPMSYLVYFNFFLCTLTPLIVMAILYICIFWRIRGSLQKKPGSSSRHDNSRDYLKKERELAGSLLVVLVAFALCWLPLHIMNCIAYYRTPVHQSFFHVGIFLSHANSAVNPVIYALKIKKIRRQYHQIWRKKFTCAEQSQESQTPERNISTNMNS from the exons ATGGCTGCGAGCGAGGTGGTCTACATGGTATTGGAGATAGTCACCGCTGTGAGCTGCTGTCTGGGGAATGCTTCGGTTGTTCTGGCACTTTGGCTCAGTAATAGTCTGAAGCAGCCCACCTTCTGTCTGATAGCCTCTCTGGCTGTGGCCGACTTCTTGGTGGGTTGTGTGGCTATTCCTCTGGCTGTGTTGGTGGACGgacaggtgactacatcattCCCAACGTGTCTCGTCATCTGCTGCGTGGTCATCCTGCTGACCCTCGTCTCGGTTCTTTCTCTGGTCGCCATTGCAGTGGACCGGTATCTGCGTGTGTTTTTTCCTCTCAG ATACAAACTGACCGTGACTAAGAAACATTCCTGGATTGCGGTCGCAGTTTGTTGGATGGTTGCAGTACCTTTGAGTTTCACTGCCATGCACAGTATGGAGAGCAGACGGCCCTCAAGCAACACCACCGATGTTTGTCGCTTCATCAGAGTGATACCAATGTCCTATCTGGTCTATTTCAACTTCTTCCTCTGCACCCTGACACCTCTAATCGTCATGGCCATCTTGTACATCTGCATCTTCTGGCGCATCCGTGGAAGCCTCCAAAAAAaaccaggcagcagcagcagacatgaCAATTCCAGGGACTACCTCAAGAAGGAAAGGGAGCTAGCAGGCTCTCTGCTGGTGGTCTTGGTGGCCttcgccctctgctggctgccGTTGCATATCATGAACTGCATAGCTTATTACAGAACGCCTGTGCATCAGTCGTTTTTCCATGTTGGTATTTTTCTCTCTCATGCCAACTCGGCTGTGAACCCAGTGATATacgcattaaaaataaaaaagatccGAAGACAATACCATCAAATATGGAGGAAGAAGTTCACTTGCGCAGAGCAGAGTCAAGAATCTCAGACGCCGGAGCGCAACATCAGCACCAACATGAACAGTTAG